The Daphnia carinata strain CSIRO-1 chromosome 1, CSIRO_AGI_Dcar_HiC_V3, whole genome shotgun sequence sequence GGATTAGGTGTAATGTTGCGTATAAATAGAGTATGTCTGATGCAGATTGATTTGCAATTGGCTGAAGGCACTTCAGCGGTCGACACAGATCCAGGTATTCCTAGTTGAATATTTGTAGGTCTATTCTATTAAAAGAATTATATtaaaccattttgttttcagtgaGGAGCGGCTAATTCAGCTGGCCTCTGCAAAGATTTACTTAGACCTACttgaaaatctgttttcgaacACATCTCTTAATTTTCCAAACTAACTATGGCCCTAAACAGCACGCTTACTGCTTCTTTTGATGCATTTcggtttgtttaaaaaagtttCCGATCAAATTACAACTTTCACAATAGCAAATATTGCAGTTCCCAAcgttaaattttttctacAGGTCAGACCGGCGTATGATGGGATGGAATACACCCGAAGACTACATGTCCTACGTTCATCCGTAATtacaaaatgtttcaattaCCCACTACATCACATGAAAAATTACCTGAGTCATGCGATCGCAATTTCAGGTATTGGAAGACGTTCGAAGCCCCTAACCCATTTCTTCACTACACTTTGGGTTTCTTCTACATCATCTTCATGTTCTGTGCTTTGATGGGAAACGGTGTTGTTATCTGGATCTTTACAAGGTAATCCATAAGCTCTTGATACAACTGTTGAGTATCGGAGAATGGcctaatattttctttttcatcagcTGCAAGAGTTTACGGACGCCATCCAACATGCTAGTCGTAAATTTAGCCATTCTGGATTTTATCATGATGTTGAAAACTCCCATTTTCATCATGAATTCCTACAACGAAGGCCCAATTTGGGGAAAGCTGGGTTGCGACATCTTTGCTCTGTTGGGAAGTTATAACGGAATTGGATCGGCAATGAACAACGCCGCTATTGCCTACGATCGCCATCGGTaggttgtaaaaaaaaagcagcaaattaaattacaaagctttcaattatttaaaaattcagtaCCATAGCTCGTCCATTGGATGGCAAACTGACTCGCAAGCAAGTGACATTGATGATTGTCGCTATCTGGGCCTGGGCAACACCCTTTTCCGTTATGCCATTTTTGGGCATCTGGGGAAGATTTGTTCCAGGTAAGCTAGAACTGAacacaataaaagaaatcCGACTTTGCATTAATACTACTTTTCACATGGGCAGAGGGATTCCTTACGACTTGTACCTTCGATTACATGACGGAGGATTCTTCGACCAAGTTTTTCGTCGGCACCATCTTCTTCTACTCTTACATCATTCCTCTAGCATTGCTCATTTTTTACTACTCAAAAATTGTGCAATCTGTCGGCGATCACGAAAAGACTCTTCGCGATCAAGCCAAGAAAATGAATGTTACTTCGTTGCGCAGCAACCGCGACCAGAATGAGAAATCCGCTGAAGTCCGCATTGCCAAAGTTGCCATTGCATTGGCCACATTGTTCGTTGTCGCTTGGACTCCTTACGCCTTCGTGGCACTCACAGCTGCGTTTGGAAACAGGTGAGATAGCCTTTCGATAACATCTAAATGTTCACTTCCCATGAAATATTTATTCTCTTCACAGGAGCGTCTTGACGCCTCTCATGTCCATGATACCGGCCTGCTGCTGCAAAGGAGTAGCTTGCATCAACCCGTGGATGTATGCAATTAATCATCCTCGTTATCGGTAAAAaacctgtttaaaaaaaaaacgttaagcAAGCACATTACATTTTTATCTTCTCTTATTCCAAGTATGGAgctgcaaaagaaaatgcccTGGTTCTGTGTTCACGAACCGGCTCCTACTGACGATTTAAGCCTTGGCTCGGCTACTACGGAGATGTCAGGTGTCGTCAAGGAAACCTCATCGTAAAACCTGCAACATTTTCAACAATTTGACATGGAGCGAAACTGGATTATGAAACGATTATGCACTCATCTTAGTAAGACAGAACATAGTTAACATCAATAGTTGAATGAATAGCCCACTTTATATATTGGTTGAAATACGAATAAACAAACCCAGCATAACAAATAAATGAATCACCATGATACGATTTCGTCAACGATTGAGCGACCTCTATGCAAAAGCctctaaaaatgaaatgattgaaaaagacaaaaaaaaaccttggaaTTAACTTCAACAATAGCTTGTTCCTTACCGCCATCAATCTCAAACTCTATTTACGGACGCGAGCTTGACTTATGGCCCAAAGAAATGACTTATGTTATAGCTCAAATTACAAAAGAGGGATCACCGCCCGATAATATCCAGCAATAATTTTGCTTTGGCTTTATCGTTTGTCAGAGAAACTATACAGGCGGAGCGTTTTCATGTTTGGCCAAAATTTTGATGTAATTCGCAGGTATGAGGCCAGTGTGTTGTGCATCAGTACCAGCCAACATCCATCCTTTGATACGTGGTTGAAGTGCACGAGGAGCTAACCGAAGGGTCTCGCCAGCTCTGAAACTGAGTTCTTGGTCGTTTCCGGCATTGAAATCGTAGTCTGCCACTGCAGTATAATGTTCTCCTAGACCGTCTGCCCACTTTTTGcctaaagaaatgaaaacaacgaTCTTAGTGGATGAATCCTCATGCAGCAAACAACGTAGGTATAAGCCAACCGAGTCCTTCAGGTTGGTTGTCAAGAGAAGAAATAATCCTCCAAATAAAATATGGGGCAGAAACTATGATGGCAAGGAATAATGTGATAGGCCACgatgatttcgattttttaatATCAGCTTCTGTCAACAGACCCGCAGATAAGGTATCTGAACTGGATATGGCAGAAGACCATGCAGTATTAATCGGATTATCACGTCTTAAACCTGTAGATAGGGATTTGTAAGAATAATTAATACATAAAACCGACATATGTTATACAACCGACGCACCAAACATATAAAATAATTTGTGAAGGGCCCACTTGGCCGTCCGGAAAATTGCCAAAGCAGAAAATACTTTGCTTAGATGGGTTCGCATACGTGAAAATTGATCTGCCATTCCTAATACTGCTCTAAATGAGCTGTAAACTGCATTGAGGGTAGAATCCAGCATCATACTGATAGAGCTAAAGGCATGAACAATTGATTCCAAGCTTTGAAATGCAGGTTGAGAACTCTCTTCTGCCATGGAAATAAACCTTTTTCAGGCAATTAAGagaataaatataaatttaaagattttttaaatattgtaaCTTCCGTGTGAGTAGTTACCTGTTGTCACTCATCCCTCCATATGATCTCCCGTAAGAGCTGTAGCCCCCATATCCTCCATAACTGGTGCCATATCCTCCATAACCAGTGCCATAGCTACTCGTAAGGCCTGAATAACCTCCATACCCACTGCTGTAACCATATGGGCTTGAATAACTTGAAATGCCTGTTCGATAAGGTGAGTAGCTATTAGTTGCTCCATATTCATTTGTTGTAAGATTGGCTCCAGGTACTCTAGGTGGTAAAGGAGGAACGCTAGGCCCCGTGTTTGCCAGCGCACTTCCTCCACCTCCACTGCAAGTTCAAAACAGAggtgtttgaaaaaagaattagaaaaaCGATAAAGAATTGTTACGACGCACCTCATGACGGGTGCTGGCAAGGGATTTCCGATATCCCCAGAAAAAGCCCTCGAATTAACACCAGCTCTTTCCCATGGTTTTAAAGGAGCTGCCATGTTTTGACGATTTTACAAATCGGAAAAACTAAGACAATTTACCTTTACTCCCAAATAGAGGACTGATACGGGTTTTTGTCAACAACAAGACACCATTACAAAGGTACAAATTCCCTGATAAAAAATGAAGCTGGTTTACGCCGATAGATGGCACATTGAATCGTCAAAATTCATTCTAGACAACAGCAGTTATTTTCATCGAAGTGCCTGCAAGGacgaaaaaggggaaatctTTGAAAACTATGAATTATTTACTCCACGTCCCAATTCAGTTCCATTTTTCGATGTTAGATTTTAACAAATATAAGAAAATTCACGATAATTTTACAGGATTTCTCTTCCATTCATACTTCATTCGAACCACATTTTCGACAATGAACTCTGATTGAAGAATGAATTGCATGGCGTTAAAAGAGCTTGGGAACCACTCTACATAATATAAACATGTCATGAAAAAAGTGAAGTAGGCCGTACCACCAGCTTGTTCATATAGGAACATGGAGAAAAAGGTCCTTAGAATCACGCTAGCAAGCAATCACTCGTCTGAGATTGAATTTCTATTCGTTGTCGTGCTCAGCCAATTATCTGAGCTGCCTATATGGAAGGGCGACGAGGAGAGATGGAATGGCCTCCGTAGTGCCTACACCGTGAGTTGGCGCTGTGTTATATGTATAATTTGTCTGAGTGCGGTCGTGAAGCGTGCGTGATTCTGATGTGTATTCAACCACCGGTTTTCCATCCAACCACCGTCGACTGCCAATAGCTTCCACGGACGTTTATGGCAGCGTAATAAAAGAACTCCGTGCTGAATAGATGCTCTTTAAACATCCTCTGAATAGATGGGCAGTCATTTCATAACAAACCCATCAAATCTGGGTTCGACAAGACTTACGAATAAACAGGGAAAAGGTTAAAGGGTTTTAACCGATTGAGGGCGTGATAAATTCATCCTTCGTTTAGCACGaaagagtaaaaaatttcgcaataaaaatatgtaaaataCATGTGAGACACGTCATCAGGTAAAAGTGAAAAGGCCATAGTACCTATTTTAGAATTAATATTCACTTCACTGGAGTGTCAATGACGTAAAGCGTCAAATCACCGAAGGCAAAACGTGTGGAATTTCGTCGAACTTTTCAGAGTCATCCATTAACATGGCAAAGTGGAATCAACAGTGGAACCTGAAAATGAGTACACGGGTCTTCAGTGTTTACACCTGCGTTGTAATTATGCTTGTTCACATGAACGACGAACTAAAATAACAGGCCATATGATGTCAAACACTGTCACTGTTTCGCTGATGATTGAGCAACAACAAGTTAATTGAACAACTGGATAGTGCTGCATTGCCAGAATAAAAATAGCCTTTTACACCTGACATTGTCATTTAATGCTCTGTTGCCATAAAATTACTATTTCCAGTCTACCACAGATTTTATTCTGCCAAAAGACAAAAACTATTGCAAAGATATCCAGACACATATAGGAAATGCCTAATATGTGGGTAAAAAGCATGGAAAAAGTTTCATTAACAATCTTCCAATATCTATTACATATCAGTAAGGCGTTGATGGGCTCGATTCTACATCATCTCGACGGAATGATGGTATAGCCTTGTATATTTCCGTCAGACACCTTTTAttctctcgtttctttttttttgtgttgataAGATTGATTTTTTGGAGAGTATTATAGCGGTGGTGGTGATATATAGATATCGTCGGCGACGTCTGTGGTGGGCGGCGATGGGTTCATTAGATCGGAGATGAACAACGTGACGTATCGGAGAAGTAGATCCGTCTATAACAATTCAATGAACGGAAAAAGTATAAAAAGAGGGAGGCAAAATAAGCGAATAGCGTGCCGAGCCGGAGtagtaggaaaaaaagggagcgaCTTTTTTGCCACGTAAGATGGTTGTGATTAGTCGTGTTGAAGTgtgaggggaaaaaagaggagagagcCAAGTCTTTGATGATGAACCTAACACGAGAGCAAAGTAGGCCTCGCGTCTAACACGGAGGGTGTGAAAAATGGCTGATTGAAGAGCTCGAGTTCTCATTTCTCTGGCTGGCTGGCATTATGACTGCCATACTCGCAATCCGTGCTGCCGTAAAATAGGAACGAAAGGGGAGGACGtgcaatgaaaagaaaaatccatcCTGCTCCCCACTTCCCCATATACTTGAAAAAATTCATGTAGGAAAAGTGGGTCTGACTTTTCGAAGGCAAGAAGAACATAATAGACATGTGGATGGTAATACATCAAGATGAAGTCACTACTAGTGCTACTATACTATATCAACTGTCTCTATCGTCAAGCTAGATATTTAAAAGTACCAGGCAGCcataacgaaaaaaacaaactattaGCTTTCGTGCAAGTACATCGCGTTAGAACGTGTGTGAGCCTCTTGGCTTCTCTTTtgttaactaaaaaaaaaaaaattcttaggATAGATACAAGTGTAGAAGACAGCATTAGTCGTCACGACCTGAGCTAATATGCCGGAGCATATCCATCAGCCTCTCGCGCGGCACTGGATGTCTCTAGCTGCTGTTGCCTGCCTCTTGAAACCCGACAACGACCTATTATTTATGTATGcaaatgtgtgttttttttttctcgtcctTCTAACATTTTCAGGAGCAACAACCCACTTATTAAAATTGACCTCGTTGAATAGTCAACGTATTCACATTTAGTTAGCTTATAATGAGGCCCGTGATATTCTTGCATGTTCATGTCGGGCAGAGTGTTATGTGATGTATAACGTATAGCTACTGTAGTCCAACGTCTTTGGTCCTAATTACACATATAATGGGACAAGAAATAAACGCCCCTAATACTGCCAATTATTTGGCATAAATCATTTTCTATATATTTAATATCCccacgttttgttttgatagGTTCTCATCAATCGGCTGAATCACTACCTGTTCTAACACATGGAGAGAGAGGGTAGCTTTGAAACGATTATATTATAGACCAAACAAGGGTGATACAATCGCTAGGAACGAAAAGATTTCGACCAATTTTTATAATAAGAGattattttttcaaagaaaaataaaaacaaaacaaacaatacgcaaaaataaaacggaaatgaagtaccaatgaaaaaagaaaaacaattggagaAACATGTACACGTATATCATATGTGAGaatattaaagaaacaatttcTTAATCTAAATCCTTCACACTTTCAGTTCACTTATACAATCATGGAGAAACATTGAGAACAGAAAATGTTTGGATATGGATTTTGATGGGGAACGCAGTCATCAAAACATCAAACTTCATTTTCTCATATTTACTGTACGAATGCTGGATGATGAACACCTCAAAAATAtatggaaaacaaaagtgtGTGGGCTTTGGCATTTTTTGGAGTCATTCGACAGAGGGATTTTATAGCCGAAATACTGGGACAATAAAAAGGGCAGActatgaaaagagaaaatgatcaATCACTGAATACGTGGGGGGAATGAAACGATTCGTTGCATTTTGCGAGTTcgtcgtttttctcttttttacaAATAAATGAGACACTGCCACAATGGAAGTGAAAATAAATTATCATGAAACTATTTTATATACGAcaaagtatatatatatatacgtaatGTCGGGATATCTCAATAACACGGCACAAccatcaaaacaaaataagaaacttTTTACGacattcaacttttttttttctttcctgaaaTCGACATGGAACGATGAAAAGGAATAGACAAGAGGGGCAAccacttttctctttttggatcgtttctttttagctgtcactttctttttgcctcttGGCCTCTACCCAAAAAGGCCTATATTTGTATTTACAAAAAGCTAACTTAAAAATGCGGCcggtatacatatatatatatatatatatctgaAAATATGAATATTTTTCTAGTTAGGGTTGGAGAGGGATCCCCTGCCGAATATTCCTGCCACGTTATGTAGTGGAATATccaaacgagaaaaatattttctataTAAAAAGATAGAGGGAGATGTTCTACATATAAGAATGTCAAGAAGCTGCACGTAGGAAAAAGAATgccctgtttttctttgttcgaTAAAGACGAATTGATTTTGTAGCTCTGTAACAAATGGCATGGAAATAACTGTGTCCTGTAGAAATATTGTTTTGACTTGAACGCTCAAAAAGTGGGACTTTTTCTATGTTGGctataacaatttttttagagTATTCCTTGGTTATGTCGgcaagatttaaaaaaaaaacgttgactttaaaatgaggaagaagaagaatctgaAGAAATGAGAAACTCTCCATcgcgttgctgttgttgttgttgctgtaaaTGCAACTGTTGTTGGTGATGGTGGCTAACAGAAAATCCACCAGCGATGCGAGCTTGATGTTCAGCCGCTTTTGCTCTTAATTCAGCAACGCTGTTCATTCGGAAATCATCAACCGGTGAACGGGCGTGATGAAGTTGAGCTGCCGCATAGCTGGCCATATAAGTACTGGCTTCGTTGGACGTCGGTGGATGCAAATGAGACAAATGTCCGTGTTGATGTTGGCCGGTTGTTTGAATACCTACCGGAGAATGTTTACTGGTGTGTTTATTGCCGTTAGGTTCTCTATTAGTTTTATCCGGCTGTTCGTCGCCACTCGAATGATCACGTCCATCGTTCGGCCCAGTCCCCGAGTCTCTCGTCCGTTCACCATGTCCTCCACCAccattttcttcgtcatcttcttTATTGCTTTCGTCACCACTAGTCAACTGATGCGCCGCTTCTAGTGATTTTCGATGCATACCTTTTAATCGGAATTAACGGGTCATTAGCATATCGGTTTGTAGGGAATAATTGCgtgaaatttaatttaaatggGGAAAAAACGTACCGAGTAGCCAGGGAGCGAcgcattcattttctttggctgATTTGACGATCGTATCTGGTAAAGGAAGCGAATGACGTACCATAGCGCCGTACAGGCCGTATTCGGCCATGATGGTCGACCGGCCCCAACATTTTTCCGTTTTACGCCATTTAGCCCGTCGGTTTTGAAACCACACCTTTTAAAAagattaaatatttttgattttatgcatttctaattttaattgaCGTTAAGCCTATTATTTGTAAGGTGTTAGTTACATCGATGCG is a genomic window containing:
- the LOC130692026 gene encoding peroxisomal membrane protein PEX13-like, which produces MAAPLKPWERAGVNSRAFSGDIGNPLPAPVMSGGGGSALANTGPSVPPLPPRVPGANLTTNEYGATNSYSPYRTGISSYSSPYGYSSGYGGYSGLTSSYGTGYGGYGTSYGGYGGYSSYGRSYGGMSDNRFISMAEESSQPAFQSLESIVHAFSSISMMLDSTLNAVYSSFRAVLGMADQFSRMRTHLSKVFSALAIFRTAKWALHKLFYMFGLRRDNPINTAWSSAISSSDTLSAGLLTEADIKKSKSSWPITLFLAIIVSAPYFIWRIISSLDNQPEGLGKKWADGLGEHYTAVADYDFNAGNDQELSFRAGETLRLAPRALQPRIKGWMLAGTDAQHTGLIPANYIKILAKHENAPPV
- the LOC130692024 gene encoding opsin, ultraviolet-sensitive-like, which encodes MALNSTLTASFDAFRSDRRMMGWNTPEDYMSYVHPYWKTFEAPNPFLHYTLGFFYIIFMFCALMGNGVVIWIFTSCKSLRTPSNMLVVNLAILDFIMMLKTPIFIMNSYNEGPIWGKLGCDIFALLGSYNGIGSAMNNAAIAYDRHRTIARPLDGKLTRKQVTLMIVAIWAWATPFSVMPFLGIWGRFVPEGFLTTCTFDYMTEDSSTKFFVGTIFFYSYIIPLALLIFYYSKIVQSVGDHEKTLRDQAKKMNVTSLRSNRDQNEKSAEVRIAKVAIALATLFVVAWTPYAFVALTAAFGNRSVLTPLMSMIPACCCKGVACINPWMYAINHPRYRMELQKKMPWFCVHEPAPTDDLSLGSATTEMSGVVKETSS